A window of Aeromicrobium sp. Root236 contains these coding sequences:
- a CDS encoding DivIVA domain-containing protein: MPLTPEDVRNKRFTPVRLREGYDMGEVDQFLDEVEAELERLTVENEELRAKVAAASTGEPTGLIPAVQPATPAPQPAPTPAVQEPVQQYAPPPPPEPVQQAPAPTPEPTRSAPSMGDASSAAARLLEIASSNADQLMEAAKEEADRIVGEARAKAERLVNEARGKADRLETDARIRAQKLDDETNERRQQAVATIERDRYEIQREVEHLRAYEREYRARLKNYFQSQLDQLAANESSNSSQPVQAPAEAGPRRLRSLLGDDESF, translated from the coding sequence ATGCCATTGACGCCAGAGGACGTGCGTAACAAGCGTTTTACGCCTGTCCGTCTTCGCGAGGGCTATGACATGGGCGAAGTGGATCAGTTTCTCGACGAGGTCGAGGCCGAGCTCGAGCGACTCACGGTCGAGAACGAAGAACTTCGCGCCAAGGTAGCCGCCGCATCAACCGGCGAACCGACCGGTCTCATCCCCGCAGTGCAGCCGGCGACCCCGGCTCCGCAGCCTGCGCCGACACCGGCCGTCCAAGAGCCCGTCCAGCAGTACGCGCCGCCGCCGCCGCCCGAGCCGGTCCAGCAGGCGCCCGCGCCGACGCCGGAGCCGACTCGCAGCGCCCCGTCGATGGGTGACGCGTCGTCCGCTGCCGCCCGTCTGCTGGAGATCGCGTCGTCCAACGCCGACCAGCTCATGGAGGCTGCCAAGGAAGAGGCTGACCGCATCGTCGGTGAGGCTCGCGCCAAGGCTGAGCGTCTGGTCAACGAGGCACGTGGCAAGGCTGACCGACTCGAGACCGATGCCCGCATCCGCGCGCAGAAACTCGACGACGAGACCAACGAGCGCCGCCAGCAGGCCGTCGCGACGATCGAGCGGGATCGCTACGAGATCCAGCGAGAGGTCGAGCACCTGCGGGCCTACGAGCGTGAGTACCGGGCCCGGCTCAAGAACTACTTCCAGAGCCAGCTCGACCAGCTTGCGGCCAACGAGAGCTCCAACAGCTCGCAGCCCGTCCAGGCTCCGGCAGAGGCGGGTCCCCGCCGGCTCCGGTCCCTGCTGGGCGACGACGAGAGCTTCTGA